One Ananas comosus cultivar F153 unplaced genomic scaffold, ASM154086v1, whole genome shotgun sequence genomic window carries:
- the LOC109704589 gene encoding caskin-1-like: protein MGPSRPPQIGQRCAAHGAQQTTTVTADASKGPPPNSDCPPKTARPIPLLPLILGSAQQPHVLPRTWAVLHAPRPQRFVENLGESRSGTVAPPYKSTGPEVLRQETTPPGSAVSARSPLPPSSGPSYQGVADAEARRGALVAGGHCPMRNRRLALTPPAATGVRAEVRPIASPAPSGGAAAAACYSTTPLGAGSENEPPARVLAISAARDPQKAVPGRRTYAAYALGTFAPEKATTRLVNPQSDSSQPLAKLNDSTTKIGEARKCSQFLDS, encoded by the exons ATGGGCCCATCCCGTCCTCCACAGATAGGGCAACGCTGTGCGGCCCACGGCGCCCAGCAGACGACGACTGTGACCGCGGATGCTTCGAAGGGCCCTCCTCCGAACTCTGATTGTCCACCGAAAACCGCGCGCCCGATCCCTCTTCTTCCCCTTATATTGGGATCCGCCCAACAACCTCACGTTCTCCCCCGCACGTGGGCCGTCCTCCATGCTCCTCGCCCACAGCGCTTTGTTGAAAACCTCGGCGAAAGTCGGAGCGGAACAGTTGCACCGCCCTATAAATCCACCGGGCCCGAGGTCCTCCGCCAAGAAACCACTCCCCCCGGCTC AGCCGTCAGCGCACGTTCCCCGCTCCCACCTTCGTCGGGCCCGTCGTATCAAGGCGTCGCCGACGCCGAAGCCCGTCGAGGCGCACTTGTCGCGGGGGGACACTGCCCCATGCGGAACCGCCGGCTTGCCCTTACCCCTCCGGCCGCTACCGGCGTGCGTGCCGAAGTGCGGCCGATCGCGTCTCCTGCGCCGTCAGGCGGCGCAGCCGCGGCCGCTTGCTACTCCACAACTCCCCTGGGAGCTGGCTCCGAAAACGAGCCTCCTGCACGTGTCCTCGCGATCTCGGCTGCTCGGGATCCGCAGAAGGCGGTACCCGGAAGGCGGACCTACGCAGCGTAcgccttggggacatttgctcctgaaaaggCAACAACTCGGTTAGTTAACCCTCAATCCGATAGCTCTCAGCCGCTTGCGAAACTAAACGACTCCACAACAAAAATCGGGGAAGCTCGCAAGTGCTCCCAGTTCCTGGACTCTTAG